The Pagrus major chromosome 24, Pma_NU_1.0 region CCGGCGAACAAAGACAGCCCAGCGCCGCCGCCGCAGCAGCAGTCCCCCGCGGCCGAACAGGCGGAAGGAGCCGGGGAAGGAAGCGAAAAAGCCCCGGCAGAAATGACTCTGGATATCACGAGCTTTCGGAAGCCCGGAGAGAAGACGTTCACCCAGCGCTCGCGTCTGTTCATCGGGAACGTCCCGGTGGATTTGCCCGAGGAGGAGTTCAAAAACATGTTCGCGAAATACGGGAACGTTAACGAGGTTTTCATCAACAGAGACCGCGGGTTCGGCTTCGTTCGCTTGGTGTGTAAAAAGTTATGTTTATTAGATATAAACTGTGCTGTAGTGAGTGTTTTACTCTTCTTAAACTGTCGTATATTACATgtgtagttgttgtttgtggACGGACATTTCGTGGCTAACAGGAGCTAGCTACACTGTTAGCATTAGCACAGAGTGTTGATGCACTTGACACCCCCATTCATGTCTTGTTATCTTTTgcatttaatattaaattattacTGTATGGTTCTTTGTTTCAAAACTAAGGTTCAGCACATTACATTTGACAGAACAGGTTAATATGACCCATGTTTTAACAACTGCTGTGCCAAAGCCATGTTATGGAAATTTGATTTATGACAGTAGGTTTAatgaatttcttcttctctgggcATTGCATTGCCATGTAGTTGCTTCCACACATGttatatacaaaaataataatattattttattatttatacacATCTGCAAACCTGGACAGTCAATTAGCTTTAAGTGAATGTTGTAGTTTTAATACAATTTATTCTTCAGCCCTAATCAGTGCCATACTTAGTGCCTCACTGGAgcatcatcatcctcttcctcctcatcccttGTCTTCCAGGAAACCCGAACACTGGCAGAGATTGCTAAAGCTGAGCTGGATGGGACTATTTTGAATAATCGCCCAATCAGAATCCGCTTTGCCACACATGGTGCTGCGCTCACAGTACGCAACCTGTTGCCTGCAGTAACAAATGAGCTGCTGGAACAGGTACACCGAACAAGAGCTCTTAAATCTCAAGAATTTAGTTAATTTGGCTACTTgtgtctgctgctttctgtgcTGTGATATTTAACCTGCAATCCACCTCTTTCCATCAGGCGTTTTCTCAGTTTGGACCGGTGGAACGGGCTGTTGTCGTGACAGATGATCGCGGCCGTCCGACAGGGAGAGGGATTGTGGAGTTCGCCAACAAAGCAGCTGCACGGAAAGCCCTGGAGCGCTGCACAGAGGGAGCGCTTCTGCTCACCACGTAAGGAGGGTGGGAAGGAGGTGGTTTGGAGGGAGCACACAGACAAGGATTGTGTAAAGGTTTTGTGTATGCTAGTTGCATAATGTAAGTCAGCTTTCTTGTCAGATTCTACTTAACGCTTATCTGATAGCAAAGGAATATTTATTCCCAAAGTGAAGGGTGAAGGGTGCCCCAAAGGCATTCAGACCTAAAACCCTGCATGAAAAATGCAAGTTTATGCATTGGTACGGGCGTGTTGGTATGGGTACTGATAAGGAATGAAGGCAAGTTTTAACTTGAGTTACACATCCATTAGTTTGAATCCTTATCAAATGCCAAAAAAAACTGTTAAGTGGTTTATAAAActatccaaaatccaaagactctttatttactgtcataaatgacaaagaagcAACATAAACTTACAGTTAAGAAGctaatgtttgtctttttatcagACTCTGGTCGGTGCCATTTGTCTTTCATTGACAAGTCTTTTTCACACCAATGACCTTTGCTTTCAGGAAATTTAAATTCAGCGTTGTCCTCTCTTTCATCAGCACACCTTGTCCAGCTATTGTGGAGCCCTCAGAGCACTTTGATGATGAGGATGGACTCCCTGAAAAATTGTTGCCAAAAATACCAAAGTACCACAAGTAAGtgttgtttttagaaaatgttgaacttcaccatcatcagtcTGACTCTTTTGGGTTGTAGTGTCTTGTTCACTGTTGtagtttattatcattatacATATCTTTCCCACCAGGGAACGAGAGCAGATGCCACATTTTGCTCAGCCGGGCACATTTGAGTTTGAGTACGCGTCTCGGTGGAAAGCTCTTCACGAGATGGAGAAACAGCAAAGGGAGCAGGTGGACAAGAACATTAAAGAGGCCAAAGAGAAACTGGAGGCGGAGCTGGAGTCGGCCAAACATGAACATCAGCTCATGTTAATGAGACAAGGTAACGAGCTGTGGCTTTTAGTGTCTGCCTTTAGATCGGTGTTTTTAGATACCAGCctttatatgtgtgtatataatgCTTGAATCgttgcttgttgttgttgaggcaaataaatgttgtgaaaattTGGGGATTAAAGAATGATCACTGAGTTACAGGTAATACTGCTACAAGCATGCATGTCCTCCATTTCCTCCGTACTTATGTTGCCTTCTCGTGTCTTCCAGATCTAATGAGACgtcaggaggagctgag contains the following coding sequences:
- the pspc1 gene encoding paraspeckle component 1 isoform X2, whose amino-acid sequence is MDNRDMQQANMQNSNSPQPARRGTDSPALEQSPANKDSPAPPPQQQSPAAEQAEGAGEGSEKAPAEMTLDITSFRKPGEKTFTQRSRLFIGNVPVDLPEEEFKNMFAKYGNVNEVFINRDRGFGFVRLETRTLAEIAKAELDGTILNNRPIRIRFATHGAALTVRNLLPAVTNELLEQAFSQFGPVERAVVVTDDRGRPTGRGIVEFANKAAARKALERCTEGALLLTTTPCPAIVEPSEHFDDEDGLPEKLLPKIPKYHKEREQMPHFAQPGTFEFEYASRWKALHEMEKQQREQVDKNIKEAKEKLEAELESAKHEHQLMLMRQDLMRRQEELRRLEELRNQELQRRKQIEMRHEEERRRREEEMMRHREQEDLRRHPDGFKPNYMDNLFFPLEQRVWADNTSAK
- the pspc1 gene encoding paraspeckle component 1 isoform X3, encoding MDNRDMQQANMQNSNSPQPARRGTDSPALEQSPANKDSPAPPPQQQSPAAEQAEGAGEGSEKAPAEMTLDITSFRKPGEKTFTQRSRLFIGNVPVDLPEEEFKNMFAKYGNVNEVFINRDRGFGFVRLETRTLAEIAKAELDGTILNNRPIRIRFATHGAALTVRNLLPAVTNELLEQAFSQFGPVERAVVVTDDRGRPTGRGIVEFANKAAARKALERCTEGALLLTTTPCPAIVEPSEHFDDEDGLPEKLLPKIPKYHKEREQMPHFAQPGTFEFEYASRWKALHEMEKQQREQVDKNIKEAKEKLEAELESAKHEHQLMLMRQDLMRRQEELRRLEELRNQELQRRKQIEMRHEEERRRREEEMMRHREQEDLRRHPDGFKPNYMDNMALTRALRGPVVTRVK
- the pspc1 gene encoding paraspeckle component 1 isoform X4, translated to MDNRDMQQANMQNSNSPQPARRGTDSPALEQSPANKDSPAPPPQQQSPAAEQAEGAGEGSEKAPAEMTLDITSFRKPGEKTFTQRSRLFIGNVPVDLPEEEFKNMFAKYGNVNEVFINRDRGFGFVRLETRTLAEIAKAELDGTILNNRPIRIRFATHGAALTVRNLLPAVTNELLEQAFSQFGPVERAVVVTDDRGRPTGRGIVEFANKAAARKALERCTEGALLLTTTPCPAIVEPSEHFDDEDGLPEKLLPKIPKYHKEREQMPHFAQPGTFEFEYASRWKALHEMEKQQREQVDKNIKEAKEKLEAELESAKHEHQLMLMRQDLMRRQEELRRLEELRNQELQRRKQIEMRHEEERRRREEEMMRHREQEDLRRHPDGFKPNYMDNVLFVYRVQ
- the pspc1 gene encoding paraspeckle component 1 isoform X1 yields the protein MDNRDMQQANMQNSNSPQPARRGTDSPALEQSPANKDSPAPPPQQQSPAAEQAEGAGEGSEKAPAEMTLDITSFRKPGEKTFTQRSRLFIGNVPVDLPEEEFKNMFAKYGNVNEVFINRDRGFGFVRLETRTLAEIAKAELDGTILNNRPIRIRFATHGAALTVRNLLPAVTNELLEQAFSQFGPVERAVVVTDDRGRPTGRGIVEFANKAAARKALERCTEGALLLTTTPCPAIVEPSEHFDDEDGLPEKLLPKIPKYHKEREQMPHFAQPGTFEFEYASRWKALHEMEKQQREQVDKNIKEAKEKLEAELESAKHEHQLMLMRQDLMRRQEELRRLEELRNQELQRRKQIEMRHEEERRRREEEMMRHREQEDLRRHPDGFKPNYMDNREQEMRVGELGPRGAINMGDGFNQGSPGPSGNQGQMMGMSGRGGAVGPEGTTNMGTPLMSENGAMRNDRYPQGGSMGGRPEVESPKQQQQQQQQQQSQPQQQQQQQQQQQPPLGPQGGPAPGFGRGNPIGGVFDGPNNKRRRY